One genomic segment of Devosia sp. includes these proteins:
- a CDS encoding esterase, with translation MKTLHTTLGPYERGQLGLILPHEHVFVDLRTPDQPGYAQADAADVVRLMAPQIEAIKAQGVTALVECSTGGVGLRVDIDLAVSRATGLPIVVPTGNYREPWIPDWVREASADELERWMVKELTKGVGTTGVVAAWIKISAGDDGITPLEARILRAAARASAATGALIGSHTIKGRVVLDQLDIIADEGGSASRFLSIHTQQEQDFGLHRAVYDRGAWIEFDHVGRAPDAEVLALVTRALEAGQGERLLLSHDRGWYDPAKPGGGTPMPYTHLVDSFLPALRRAGVDEATITRLTHDNPFAAFAR, from the coding sequence ATGAAAACCCTGCATACCACACTTGGCCCCTATGAGCGGGGGCAGCTCGGACTGATCCTGCCCCATGAACATGTGTTCGTCGACCTCAGGACCCCGGACCAGCCGGGCTATGCACAGGCGGATGCCGCCGACGTGGTGCGGCTAATGGCGCCGCAGATCGAGGCGATCAAGGCGCAGGGCGTGACGGCACTGGTTGAATGTTCGACGGGCGGGGTCGGGCTGCGCGTGGATATCGACCTGGCCGTGTCGCGGGCGACGGGCCTGCCGATCGTGGTGCCGACGGGGAATTACCGGGAGCCGTGGATACCGGACTGGGTGCGTGAGGCCAGCGCCGACGAACTCGAGCGTTGGATGGTGAAGGAACTGACAAAGGGCGTGGGGACGACGGGTGTCGTGGCCGCCTGGATCAAGATCAGCGCCGGAGATGACGGGATCACGCCGCTCGAAGCGCGGATATTGCGGGCGGCGGCACGCGCCTCGGCCGCGACTGGGGCGTTGATCGGATCGCATACGATCAAGGGGCGCGTGGTGCTCGACCAGCTCGATATCATCGCGGACGAAGGGGGATCGGCAAGCCGGTTCCTGTCAATTCATACGCAGCAAGAGCAGGATTTCGGGCTGCACAGGGCCGTGTATGACCGGGGCGCGTGGATCGAATTCGACCATGTCGGGCGGGCACCCGATGCAGAGGTTCTGGCGCTGGTGACGCGGGCGCTGGAGGCAGGGCAGGGCGAGCGGCTGCTGCTCAGCCACGACCGGGGCTGGTACGACCCGGCCAAACCGGGCGGCGGGACGCCCATGCCCTATACTCATCTGGTCGACAGCTTCCTCCCGGCGCTGCGGCGGGCGGGTGTGGATGAGGCGACCATTACGCGGCTGACTCATGACAACCCGTTCGCGGCGTTCGCGCGGTAG
- a CDS encoding SLC13 family permease → MTLQQILAFLVIAGMMVAFISGRWRYDLVAVCALLTGLLLGIVPTENAFSGFSNDIVIIVGSALVVSAAVARSGIMELAIRRYAPNLTSPRLQLIVLVTIVTVLSAFVKNIGALAIMMPIAFQMARKSGVSPSMFLMPMAFGSLLGGLMTQIGTSPNIIVSGVRQELTGTAFTMFDFTPVGAILAAVGIVFLALFYWLLPERERTSVGMDKAIEIKNYTTEAHVGHESSAIGMTVGELQAITDGAAMITGIVSAAGGRRTPFPDATLRSGDILLIEGEPEALDKMVSQSGLSFASRRGGAAKDSGNVGVIEAIVGESSALIGASAQELTLFDRTGLNILAISRRDQRFTERLGQIRFQNGDVILLQGHLQRIPELLREWDCLPLVERGLKLGSVRNGLLPLSILLIAMAATAFGIIPVAPAFFAAAGLMIVTRALPLRDVYTQIDGPILVMLACLIPVSESLQQTGATDLVANWLTVTASTLPGWGALALIMLAAMAVTPFLNNAATVLVMAPIAAAFATGLGYSPEAFLMAVAIGAGCDFLTPIGHQSNTLVMAPGGYRFGDYWRLGLPLSILVVLVGVPALMIVWPF, encoded by the coding sequence ATGACACTTCAGCAGATCCTCGCCTTTCTTGTCATCGCCGGCATGATGGTTGCCTTTATCTCCGGTCGCTGGCGTTATGATCTGGTGGCCGTCTGCGCCCTTCTCACCGGCCTGCTTCTGGGCATCGTCCCCACGGAGAACGCCTTTTCGGGCTTTTCCAACGATATCGTCATCATTGTCGGCAGCGCGCTGGTGGTCAGCGCCGCCGTCGCGCGCTCCGGCATCATGGAACTGGCCATCCGGCGCTATGCCCCCAATCTGACCAGCCCGCGCCTGCAGTTGATCGTGCTCGTCACCATCGTCACCGTCCTGTCGGCCTTCGTGAAAAACATCGGCGCCCTCGCCATCATGATGCCCATCGCCTTCCAGATGGCGCGTAAATCAGGCGTCTCGCCCTCGATGTTCCTCATGCCCATGGCCTTCGGCTCCCTGCTTGGCGGGCTGATGACCCAGATCGGCACCTCGCCCAATATCATCGTTTCCGGCGTGCGCCAGGAGCTGACCGGCACCGCCTTCACCATGTTCGACTTCACCCCCGTCGGCGCCATCCTCGCCGCTGTCGGCATCGTCTTCCTGGCCCTGTTCTATTGGCTGCTGCCGGAGCGCGAGCGCACCAGTGTCGGCATGGATAAAGCCATTGAAATCAAGAATTACACGACAGAAGCTCATGTCGGACACGAAAGTTCGGCTATCGGCATGACCGTGGGCGAACTGCAGGCCATCACCGATGGCGCCGCGATGATCACCGGTATTGTCAGCGCCGCCGGCGGTCGCCGCACGCCATTCCCCGACGCAACCCTGCGATCCGGCGATATCCTCCTGATCGAAGGCGAACCCGAGGCCCTCGACAAAATGGTCAGCCAGTCCGGCCTGTCCTTCGCGTCGCGGCGCGGCGGCGCGGCCAAGGACAGCGGCAATGTCGGGGTCATCGAAGCCATTGTCGGCGAGAGTTCGGCCCTCATCGGCGCCAGCGCCCAGGAATTGACCCTGTTCGATCGCACGGGCCTCAATATTCTCGCCATTTCCCGCCGCGACCAGCGCTTCACCGAGCGCTTGGGACAAATCCGCTTCCAGAACGGCGACGTCATCCTGCTGCAGGGCCATCTGCAGCGCATTCCGGAACTACTGCGCGAATGGGATTGCCTGCCGCTGGTCGAGCGCGGGCTAAAGCTGGGCAGCGTCCGCAACGGCCTGCTTCCGCTGTCCATCCTGCTCATCGCCATGGCGGCAACTGCGTTCGGCATCATTCCCGTAGCCCCCGCCTTTTTCGCCGCGGCCGGGCTGATGATCGTCACCCGCGCCCTGCCCCTGCGCGATGTCTATACCCAGATCGATGGGCCCATCCTGGTCATGCTCGCCTGCCTGATCCCGGTCAGCGAAAGCCTGCAGCAGACCGGCGCCACCGATCTCGTCGCCAACTGGCTGACCGTCACCGCCTCCACCCTGCCCGGCTGGGGCGCGCTCGCCCTCATCATGCTGGCGGCAATGGCGGTCACGCCTTTCCTCAACAATGCCGCGACCGTTCTGGTCATGGCCCCCATCGCTGCCGCCTTCGCAACGGGTCTCGGCTATAGCCCCGAAGCCTTCCTGATGGCCGTGGCCATCGGCGCCGGCTGCGATTTCCTCACGCCCATCGGCCACCAGAGCAATACCCTGGTCATGGCGCCGGGCGGCTACCGCTTCGGCGATTATTGGCGCCTCGGCCTGCCCCTGTCGATCCTGGTGGTGCTGGTCGGCGTACCCGCCCTCATGATCGTCTGGCCCTTCTGA
- a CDS encoding GlsB/YeaQ/YmgE family stress response membrane protein yields MGFDGVGWLAAILIGGLAGWLASRFMNSGGGVLMNVLLGIVGAIVASLIFGLLGISFGGWLGYLIAGFLGACIIIAIARAVRR; encoded by the coding sequence ATGGGTTTTGACGGAGTAGGCTGGCTTGCGGCCATTCTGATTGGTGGACTTGCGGGCTGGCTCGCCAGCCGGTTCATGAATTCGGGTGGCGGCGTGCTGATGAATGTCCTTCTGGGCATTGTCGGCGCTATTGTCGCCAGCCTGATTTTCGGCCTGCTGGGCATTTCGTTCGGCGGCTGGCTCGGCTACCTGATCGCAGGCTTCCTCGGCGCCTGCATCATCATCGCGATCGCCCGCGCTGTAAGGCGCTAA
- the cysP gene encoding thiosulfate ABC transporter substrate-binding protein CysP, which translates to MNKLFVSAVAGLALLSTPALAQPTDILNASYDIARELFEAENGAFIPAYEAANGVAVTVNQSHAGSSTQARAILEGLQADVVTFNQVTDIEKLVEGGFVSDDWQGEFPNNASPFYSLPAFLVRAGNPKNIAGWADLARDDVAVIFPNPKTSGNARYTYLAARAWANEEFGGDQDKVAEYLTQVFLNVPVFETGGRGATTAFTERQLGDVLITFEAEVLSAVDLLGADQYQAVVPSVSLLAEFPVAIVDKVVDNRGSRDLAKAYLDFIYSTDGQRIAAERNHRVNDETVATEFTDRFPEVRLVTVEDAFGGWAKVSEEHFAEGGLLDQVFVNQ; encoded by the coding sequence ATGAATAAACTCTTCGTTTCCGCAGTGGCCGGCCTCGCCCTCCTGTCCACCCCGGCCCTGGCCCAGCCCACCGACATCCTCAACGCCTCCTACGACATCGCCCGTGAATTGTTCGAGGCCGAGAACGGCGCTTTCATCCCCGCCTATGAGGCCGCCAATGGCGTGGCTGTCACCGTCAACCAGTCCCATGCCGGCTCCTCGACGCAGGCCAGGGCCATCCTCGAAGGCCTGCAGGCCGACGTCGTCACCTTCAATCAGGTGACCGATATCGAAAAGCTGGTCGAGGGCGGCTTTGTGTCCGACGACTGGCAGGGCGAATTCCCCAACAATGCCTCGCCCTTCTATTCGCTGCCGGCCTTCCTCGTGCGCGCCGGCAACCCCAAGAACATCGCCGGCTGGGCCGATCTGGCCCGCGACGACGTTGCGGTGATCTTCCCCAATCCTAAGACCTCGGGCAATGCGCGCTACACCTATCTGGCTGCCCGCGCCTGGGCCAATGAAGAGTTCGGTGGCGATCAGGACAAGGTGGCCGAATACCTCACCCAGGTCTTCCTCAACGTGCCTGTCTTCGAGACCGGCGGCCGCGGCGCCACCACTGCCTTTACCGAGCGCCAGCTTGGCGACGTCCTCATCACCTTCGAGGCCGAAGTGCTCAGCGCCGTCGACCTGCTGGGCGCCGACCAGTATCAGGCGGTAGTCCCCTCGGTGAGCCTTCTGGCCGAGTTCCCCGTCGCCATCGTCGACAAGGTCGTCGACAATCGCGGCAGCCGCGATCTGGCCAAGGCCTATCTCGATTTCATCTACTCGACCGATGGCCAGCGCATTGCCGCCGAGCGCAATCACCGGGTGAACGACGAGACAGTGGCCACCGAGTTCACCGATCGCTTCCCTGAAGTGCGCCTCGTCACCGTCGAAGACGCCTTTGGCGGCTGGGCAAAGGTCTCCGAAGAGCATTTCGCCGAAGGCGGCCTGCTCGATCAGGTTTTTGTCAACCAGTAG
- the cysT gene encoding sulfate ABC transporter permease subunit CysT, translating into MPRARSKHLLPGFGLTMGVSLFYITLIILLPIAAMLLKLAGMGLPEFWRIISSRRALAAYQITFTSALYATLINGVVGLLFAWVLTRYRFPGRRILDALVDLPFALPTAVAGLVLVTLFANTGWYGQFLEPNGLKVNYTQLGIVAAMAFTSIPFVVRSVQPVLEDLDESLEAAARTLGASSWQTFTRVIWPAILPAFIGGCVLSFARSLGEFGAVVFIAGNLPGVTEIVPLLIYIRLDEYNYEAAAALAFVLLLVAFLTLVATNALAAWQTRYADRSA; encoded by the coding sequence ATGCCCAGAGCGCGCAGCAAGCATCTGCTTCCAGGTTTCGGCCTGACCATGGGGGTGTCCCTGTTCTACATCACCCTCATCATCCTGCTGCCGATTGCCGCCATGCTGCTCAAACTGGCCGGCATGGGTCTGCCGGAGTTCTGGCGCATCATTTCCTCGCGCCGCGCCCTCGCCGCCTATCAGATCACCTTCACCTCGGCCCTTTATGCCACGCTGATCAATGGCGTGGTCGGCCTGCTCTTCGCCTGGGTGCTCACCCGCTACCGTTTTCCCGGCCGGCGCATTCTCGACGCGCTGGTCGACCTGCCCTTCGCCCTGCCCACGGCCGTTGCCGGCCTGGTGCTCGTCACCCTGTTCGCCAATACCGGCTGGTATGGCCAGTTTCTCGAGCCCAATGGTCTCAAGGTGAACTACACCCAGCTCGGCATTGTTGCCGCCATGGCCTTCACTTCCATTCCCTTCGTCGTCCGCTCCGTGCAGCCCGTGCTCGAAGATCTCGACGAAAGCCTCGAAGCTGCCGCCCGCACCCTGGGCGCGAGCTCATGGCAAACCTTCACCCGCGTCATCTGGCCGGCCATCCTTCCCGCCTTCATCGGCGGCTGCGTGCTGTCCTTCGCGCGCTCGCTGGGAGAGTTTGGTGCCGTGGTCTTCATCGCCGGCAACCTGCCGGGCGTCACCGAAATCGTGCCGCTGCTGATCTATATCCGGCTCGACGAATACAATTACGAGGCCGCGGCTGCCCTCGCCTTCGTGCTGCTGCTCGTCGCCTTCCTCACACTGGTCGCCACCAATGCCCTGGCAGCGTGGCAGACGCGCTATGCGGACAGGAGCGCCTGA
- the cysW gene encoding sulfate ABC transporter permease subunit CysW: protein MARPARSIGELALIALALVLAIVILVVPLALIFSFALREGFGTYLANIIEPNTLHAVWLTVMTALIVVPINLTVGAALAWLVTRFRFRGRQLLISFIELPASMSPIVAGVVYLFLYGGQGLLGPTLQANNLQVMFTPLAIVLVSLFVTAPFAARELIPLMSQQGTEDEEAALSLGANGWQMFWHVTLPNISWALLYGAILTNARVMGEFGAVSVVSGAIRGQTNTLPLQINLLFNDFNTTGAFAAASTLTLIAIVTLVLKSLLEARRHG, encoded by the coding sequence ATGGCCCGCCCTGCCCGCTCCATCGGTGAACTTGCGCTGATCGCCCTGGCACTCGTCCTGGCCATCGTCATCCTTGTCGTGCCCCTGGCGCTTATCTTCTCCTTCGCCCTGCGCGAAGGCTTCGGCACTTACCTCGCCAACATCATCGAGCCCAACACCCTGCACGCCGTCTGGCTGACTGTAATGACGGCGCTCATCGTCGTTCCCATCAACCTGACGGTCGGCGCCGCCCTTGCCTGGCTGGTGACCCGGTTCCGCTTTCGCGGCCGGCAATTGCTGATCAGCTTCATCGAACTGCCCGCCTCCATGAGCCCCATCGTCGCCGGGGTGGTCTATCTGTTCCTCTATGGCGGCCAGGGCCTGCTCGGCCCCACGCTGCAGGCCAACAACCTCCAGGTCATGTTCACGCCATTGGCCATCGTCCTCGTGAGCCTCTTTGTCACTGCGCCCTTTGCCGCCCGCGAACTCATTCCCCTGATGAGCCAGCAGGGCACCGAAGACGAGGAAGCCGCCCTCTCGCTGGGCGCCAATGGCTGGCAGATGTTCTGGCACGTGACCCTACCCAATATCTCCTGGGCCCTGCTCTACGGCGCCATCCTGACCAATGCCCGCGTCATGGGCGAGTTTGGCGCCGTCTCGGTTGTCTCCGGCGCCATTCGCGGCCAGACCAATACCCTGCCCCTCCAGATCAACCTGCTCTTCAACGACTTCAACACCACCGGCGCTTTCGCCGCCGCCTCGACCCTAACCCTGATCGCCATTGTCACCCTGGTGCTGAAATCGCTCCTCGAGGCCCGCCGCCACGGCTAG
- the folP gene encoding dihydropteroate synthase has protein sequence MHTSHTIRLRNRPPLVLGRRALVMGILNVTPDSFSDGGTHNRVDAALAQARRMLDEGADIIDIGGESTRPGAEPVPVQEELDRVLPVIDAIRAAGISAPISIDTMKPLVAHQAIEAGADIINDVNGLQGAPEMAEIAAIMDVPVIAMHWDRDWSAETDPMPSMITWFKHTLSIASNAGIDPRRVILDPGFGFTKTLNQNYSILRQLPDLAGTFPNNAILVGTSRKSMIGKILDNQPAERLAGTIATTVQGYEHGGHIFRVHDVAPNRDALRVAEATMYGPTEQ, from the coding sequence ATGCACACCAGCCACACCATTCGCCTGCGCAACCGCCCCCCGCTTGTGCTCGGCCGCCGGGCCCTGGTCATGGGCATCCTCAATGTCACCCCAGACAGTTTTTCCGATGGCGGCACCCACAATCGCGTCGACGCTGCCCTCGCCCAGGCCCGCAGAATGCTCGACGAGGGGGCGGACATCATCGATATCGGCGGCGAGAGCACCAGGCCGGGTGCTGAGCCGGTCCCCGTCCAGGAGGAACTGGACCGCGTCCTGCCGGTTATCGACGCCATCCGTGCCGCCGGGATTTCGGCTCCCATCTCCATCGACACCATGAAGCCCCTTGTGGCGCATCAGGCGATCGAGGCCGGCGCGGATATCATCAACGACGTCAATGGGCTGCAGGGCGCCCCCGAAATGGCCGAGATTGCGGCGATCATGGATGTGCCTGTCATCGCCATGCACTGGGACCGCGACTGGAGCGCAGAAACCGATCCCATGCCGTCCATGATCACCTGGTTCAAGCACACGCTGTCTATCGCCTCCAATGCCGGCATCGACCCGCGCCGCGTCATCCTCGACCCCGGTTTCGGCTTCACCAAAACCCTGAATCAAAACTACAGCATTCTCCGGCAACTCCCTGACCTCGCAGGCACTTTCCCGAACAATGCAATTCTGGTGGGCACCTCGCGAAAATCCATGATCGGAAAGATACTGGACAATCAGCCGGCCGAGCGCCTGGCTGGCACCATTGCGACCACCGTGCAGGGCTACGAGCATGGCGGCCACATATTTCGCGTTCACGACGTTGCGCCCAACCGCGACGCCCTTCGCGTCGCCGAAGCAACCATGTATGGTCCGACCGAACAATGA